In a single window of the Carassius gibelio isolate Cgi1373 ecotype wild population from Czech Republic chromosome A12, carGib1.2-hapl.c, whole genome shotgun sequence genome:
- the LOC128025550 gene encoding neuropeptide FF receptor 1, whose translation MDLNFFYSENISVNHSMLFNDSRNLTFLPFYQHSLAVASVIILAYVLIFSLCMLGNILVCFIVLKNRQMRTVTNIFILNLAISDLLVGILCLPITLVDNLITGWPFDVVICKMSGLVQGASVSASVFTLVAIAVERFRCIVYPFQRKLTQRQAIITITFIWALAVGIMCPSAVTLTVSQDVLHFMVDRDNVTYPLYTCWEAWPEQSMRKIYTTVLFSHIYLAPVTLIVIMYTRIAVKLVKSPASIRDAHAEDESRRVFRRKLHVVNMLLMVALLFTVSWLPLWILMMLTDYGTLSAAQLDLVAVYVFPFAHWLAFFNSSVNPIVYGYFNENFRRGFQAAFKMGLCLVDEPPQPRRSDTWKHNRVFVDGDGADAQSSVRREFCSGEQRDELVLEDLD comes from the exons ATGGATCTGAACTTCTTTTACAGCGAGAACATCAGTGTTAACCACAGCATGCTCTTCAACGACAGCAGGAACCTCACGTTCTTACCGTTCTACCAGCATTCCCTCGCCGTGGCCTCCGTCATCATCCTGGCCTACGTGCTCATCTTCTCGCTGTGCATGCTGGGAAACATCCTGGTGTGCTTCATCGTGCTGAAAAACAGGCAGATGAGGACCGTCACCAACATCTTCATACTCAACCTGGCCATCAGCGACCTGCTGGTGGGCATCTTATGTCTTCCCATCACGCTGGTGGACAACCTGATCACAG GCTGGCCGTTTGATGTGGTCATCTGTAAAATGAGTGGACTCGTCCAGGGAGCTTCAGTCTCGGCGTCGGTCTTCACGCTGGTGGCCATCGCGGTGGAAAG GTTTCGTTGCATCGTCTATCCGTTCCAGCGGAAGCTGACGCAGCGCCAggccatcatcaccatcaccttCATCTGGGCGCTGGCTGTGGGCATCATGTGTCCGTCTGCTGTCACGCTGACCGTCTCGCAGGACGTCCTGCACTTCATGGTGGACCGGGACAACGTCACGTACCCGCTGTACACCTGCTGGGAGGCCTGGCCCGAGCAGAGCATGAGGAAGATCTACACCACCGTCCTCTTCTCGCACATCTACCTGGCTCCGGTCACGCTCATCGTCATCATGTACACGCGCATCGCCGTCAAGCTGGTCAAATCCCCCGCGTCCATCCGGGACGCACACGCGGAGGACGAGAGCCGGAGGGTTTTCCGCAGGAAGCTGCACGTGGTGAACATGCTCCTGATGGTGGCGCTGCTGTTCACCGTCTCCTGGCTTCCGCTCTGGATCCTCATGATGCTGACGGACTATGGCACTCTGTCGGCCGCTCAGCTGGACCTGGTGGCCGTCTACGTCTTCCCGTTCGCTCACTGGCTGGCCTTCTTCAACAGCAGCGTCAACCCCATCGTGTACGGCTACTTCAACGAGAACTTCCGCCGCGGGTTTCAGGCGGCGTTTAAGATGGGCCTGTGTCTGGTGGACGAGCCGCCGCAGCCCAGACGCAGCGACACGTGGAAACACAACCGTGTGTTTGTGGACGGAGACGGAGCGGACGCTCAGAGCAGCGTCAGGAGAGAGTTCTGCAGCGGAGAGCAGAGAGACGAGCTGGTGCTGGAGGATCTGGACTGA
- the LOC128025547 gene encoding annexin A4: MSYPGYPPAGGSYPYQQAPEGYPPQPGAYPPQGGFYPPQPGAYPPGAGYPPQAGGYPAAPGGGFPPQAGGYPGAYPNMPPAGQSGGWSGQPGFGAPGGGMPQGYPGVPAPGQQPMPGYPGAPNPTVPGYGGGVPTGPTAPVAPTVNKGFRGSIKDFPGADPLRDVEVLRKAMKGFGTDENAIIELLGTRSNKQRVPLKAAYKTTYGKDLVSDLKSELKGDFEDLVLAMLKTPAHFDASELREAIAGAGTDEACLIEILSSRSNAEIQEINRVYKAEYGKSLEDAISGDTSGHFRRLLISLSQGNRDEKETVDMSLAKQEAQKLYAAGENKVGTDESQFNAILCARSKPHLRQVFHEYQQMCGKDIEKSICSEMSGNVESGMVAVVKCIKNTAAYFAERLHKAMQGVGTKDRTLIRIMVSRSEVDMLDIRQEYLRLYGKSLYTAISGDTSGDYKKLLLKLCGGSD, translated from the exons ATGAGTTACCCCGGATACCCTCCTGCAGGTGGAAGTTACCCGTATCAGCAGGCCCCAGAGGGATACCCGCCCCAACCAGGAGCCTATCCACCCCAGGGCGGATTCTACCCCCCTCAGCCCGGAGCATATCCCCCCGGAGCAGGATACCCTCCCCAGGCCGGCGGTTACCCAGCTGCCCCAGGAGGAGGCTTTCCTCCACAGGCAGGAGGTTACCCTGGGGCCTACCCCAACATGCCCCCCGCAGGCCAATCCG GTGGATGGAGCGGCCAACCAGGCTTTGGAGCT CCGGGTGGAGGAATGCCTCAGGGTTACCCCGGGGTCCCAGCGCCAGGACAGCAGCCCATGCCAGGGTACCCAGGTGCTCCGAATCCGACAGTGCCCGGGTACGGAGGGGGCGTCCCGACCGGACCGACTGCACCGGTCGCTCCTACTGTCAAT AAGGGTTTCCGCGGATCCATCAAGGACTTTCCTGGCGCCGATCCGCTCCGAGACGTCGAGGTGTTACGGAAAGCCATGAAGGGCTTCG GAACCGATGAAAACGCCATTATTGAGCTTCTCGGGACTCGGTCCAACAAGCAGCGCGTGCCGTTGAAGGCGGCGTATAAAACCACCTACGGCAAG GATCTGGTTAGCGACCTGAAGTCAGAGCTGAAAGGAGACTTTGAAGATCTGGTGCTGGCCATGCTGAAGACCCCTGCACACTTCGATGCCTCTGAACTCAGGGAGGCCATAGCA GGCGCAGGAACCGACGAGGCCTGTCTGATAGAGATTCTGTCCTCTCGTAGTAATGCTGAGATCCAGGAGATTAATCGGGTGTATAAGGCAG AGTACGGTAAATCTCTGGAGGACGCCATCAGCGGAGACACGTCTGGACACTTTCGCCGTCTGCTCATCTCTCTGTCTCAG GGTAACCGAGATGAGAAAGAGACTGTGGACATGTCTCTGGCCAAACAGGAAGCTCAG AAACTCTACGCCGCAGGAGAGAATAAAGTGGGCACAGACGAGTCTCAGTTTAATGCGATTCTGTGCGCTCGCAGTAAACCTCATCTGAGACAAG TGTTTCATGAGTACCAGCAGATGTGCGGTAAAGACATCGAGAAGAGCATCTGCAGTGAGATGTCTGGGAACGTGGAGTCTGGGATGGTGGCAGTGG TGAAGTGCATTAAGAACACTGCTGCATACTTTGCTGAACGTCTCCACAAGGCCATGCAG GGAGTGGGAACCAAAGACAGGACTCTGATCCGAATCATGGTGTCCCGCTCTGAGGTGGACATGCTGGATATCAGACAGGAGTATCTGCGGCTGTACGGGAAATCACTCTACACTGCCATCTCt
- the LOC128025549 gene encoding zinc finger CCHC domain-containing protein 24-like, producing METRPRQKHDQARDQGRQPTKRVQGKQSKSGQAKNSQRIEKEFKDHPKGKGLTPYQGKKRCFGEYECPKCKRKWTSGNSWADMGQECIKCHINIYPYKQSPLEKPDGLDVSDPRKEHPQHLCEKCMVLGYYCRRVQ from the exons ATGGAGACCAGGCCGAGACAGAAACATGACCAGGCgagagatcagggcaggcagccGACAAAAAGAGTCCAGGGGAAGCAGTCCAAGTCGGGACAGGCAAAGAACAGTCAGAGAATCGAGAAAGAGTTTAAG GATCATCCTAAAGGAAAGGGTCTGACGCCGTATCAGGGGAAGAAAAGATGTTTCGGAGAGTACGAGTGTCCCAAATGCAAGAGGAAGTGGACGAGTGGAAACTCTTGGGCGGACATGGGTCAGGAGTGCATCAAGTGCCACATCAACATCTATCCTTACAAACAG AGTCCTCTGGAGAAGCCCGACGGTCTGGACGTATCTGACCCGAGGAAAGAACATCCTCAGCATCTGTGTGAGAAGTGTATGGTGCTCGGATACTACTGCCGTCGAGttcagtga
- the LOC128025548 gene encoding peptidyl-prolyl cis-trans isomerase A-like — protein sequence MLLISNRVRLCSLAFTAARMYATGAQANSNPVVFFDIAADNEPLGRVTFELNADVVPKTAENFRALCTGEHGFGYKGSIFHRVIPQFMCQGGDFTNHNGTGGKSVYGPRFPDENFRLKHSGPGILSMANAGPNTNGSQFFICTVKTEWLDGRHVVFGSVKDGMDVVRKVEALGSRSGRTAKRISVTDCGELK from the exons ATGTTGCTCATCAGTAACAGGGTTAGATTGTGTTCGCTGGCGTTCACCGCGGCGCGCATGTACGCCACCGGAGCTCAAGCCAACAGCAACCCGGTGGTGTTCTTCGACATCGCGGCGGACAACGAGCCGCTCGGTAGAGTCACCTTCGAA CTGAATGCGGATGTTGTGCCCAAAACAGCAG AGAACTTCCGAGCTCTGTGCACCGGTGAACATGGATTCGGATACAAAGGCTCGATCTTCCACCGAGTGATCCCACAGTTCATGTGTCAG GGAGGAGATTTTACAAACCACAATGGAACCGGAGGAAAGTCTGTCTACGGTCCCAGATTTCCAGATGAGAATTTCAGACTGAAACATAGCGGACCAG GGATTCTGTCGATGGCTAACGCCGGACCCAACACCAACGGATCACAGTTCTTCATATGCACCGTCAAAACAGAGTG GCTGGACGGGCGGCACGTGGTGTTCGGCAGCGTTAAAGACGGGATGGATGTGGTGAGGAAGGTGGAGGCGCTCGGCTCTCGCTCGGGAAGAACCGCGAAGAGAATCAGCGTCACCGACTGCGGAGAGCTCAAGTAG